The following proteins are encoded in a genomic region of Triticum dicoccoides isolate Atlit2015 ecotype Zavitan chromosome 1B, WEW_v2.0, whole genome shotgun sequence:
- the LOC119350292 gene encoding uncharacterized protein LOC119350292, with translation RRSTAPTPAPRSRAGARQAADQTNYSDSSAPLNNAETIYNSNDQSPEFHKSYQFQGDQGADSPATCTNDEPNQPSPTSVLEACFSHGASSLGSPTEKIESTEFFISMENKMEDLFNLESEIVDMSMSIDTMKTDDHGSNAEIPCVQSSPEHDFEFLEGRLHSIREAIANAELLLDNSLFCGTPSSLSLHSFIVEMLETVEAVFGDGSESSFGFQEENNFQRTNFLFDCIVKSLDSKFRDFRKCGYKALLRMPLTMSKDLLKREISKEIGSWSDVSSDRAAEKELDQVVAERCDGCRTEAFDISIAIEDDILEALVGEFAFDQCC, from the exons CGCCGCAGCACCGCGCCCACCCCGGCGCCCCGCAGCAGAGCTGGGGCACGCCAGGCTGCAGACCAGACGAACTATTCCGACTCATCGGCTCCTCTCAATAATGCTGAGACTATATACAATTCCAATGATCAATCACCTGAGTTTCACAAGAGCTATCAG TTCCAGGGTGACCAAGGGGCTGATTCTCCTGCTACGTGCACAAATGACGAGCCCAATCAGCCGAGCCCAACATCTGTCCTCGAAGCATGCTTCTCACACGGTGCTTCCTCCTTAGGAAGTCCAACTGAAAAGATCG AGAGTACTGAATTCTTTATTTCAATGGAGAACAAAATGGAAGATCTCTTCAATCTAGAGTCTGAAATCGTAGATATGTCCATGTCCATCGACACAATGAAGACTGATGATCACGGCAGCAATGCAGAAATACCATGTGTTCAGAGTTCTCCAGAGCATGATTTTGAGTTCCTAGAAGGCAGGCTCCACAGCATCAGAGAAGCCATTGCAAATGCTGAGCTACTTCTGGACAACAGCCTCTTCTGTGGCACACCATCAAGTCTATCACTCCATTCATTCATCGTTGAGATGCTGGAGACCGTTGAGGCCGTCTTTGGCGATGGATCAGAGAGCAGCTTCGGCTTCCAGGAAGAAAACAACTTTCAACGCACCAACTTCCTGTTTGACTGCATCGTCAAGTCGCTGGACTCGAAGTTCCGCGACTTCAGAAAATGCGGGTACAAGGCTTTGTTGCGAATGCCTCTCACCATGAGCAAAGACCTGCTGAAGAGGGAGATATCCAAAGAGATCGGCAGCTGGAGCGATGTTTCATCGGACCGTGCTGCGGAGAAGGAGCTGGACCAGGTGGTGGCAGAGAGGTGTGACGGGTGCCGGACCGAGGCGTTCGACATCAGCATCGCCATCGAGGACGACATACTCGAGGCCCTCGTCGGTGAGTTCGCCTTCGACCAATGCTGCTGA